In the genome of Malania oleifera isolate guangnan ecotype guangnan chromosome 5, ASM2987363v1, whole genome shotgun sequence, the window ATCTTGCCTGAAGCATTTCAGTCTAgcataaatttatattatatggtTTATCATCATGCATGGGTTTTTGCTATGATGCCATCTATGGACTATTATGTTCTTTAGCaatgtaaattttaaaatataacagCTGGGACTGATGACATTTTCACTTAGAATGGTTTATTAACTTTATTCCGCCATTATCATTACTTCTATTTTACACTACATGAAAAAATTTcatattatgaaaaatattgcaatattaAAAAGGGATTGACTTCTCAGACCTGTTAATGGCAGAAACCTTGTACTGTTAGCCAGCCGTTAAATTCATGGACTTGGATTAAAATGTTTAAATAACTTCGTTTGTGTGTGCGGTGTTGATCTTGATACAGGATATCGGGCATTCAATCCTGGAAGCATATTCTCGGGTTCTTGGCAACTTGGCATTCAGCATATTGTCAAGGATAGGAGATATCCTGCAAGAAGATGTTTTGAGAAATCCTAATTCCCCAGTGGCAGCGAGCTATTTTCCAGGAGTAAATCTCGGTGAAATATTAGGAAATCCAGCGGTGAGTTTACGGGTGAGGCACTCTCTCATTGATCAGATGAACAGAGTGGATGGAAGATTCAGCGAGTCCAATGGAAGCAGATTTTCTGATGCTGAATTTTCATCTAGTGAGGCCAAAACAAGTTCAGTGACAGCCACGCCCAGTCGCAGCAGAGTCTGGTGTATTGGTAGGGAGTCTTGTGGCACTACTTCTTCCCACAATTCCCCTTGACTGCAATGGTAGTAGCTAGAAGGAGTATCTATCCCCTGTCACTATTCTCATTGATGCTAAAAGAGTGATTTTTAGTGGCTCTTTCTGTATATGATATTTCCATATGCCTAATGGAAACTTGACAAATTTTGTTTCACAGTATATACCTCATGCTTTTTTGCCCCAAGCGAAACACCAAGAACCCCACATTTCGTGCCACTTACCAATTCATTTGGGAGCATGGAGATCAAGAGTCAAGATGCGAACTTAGAACTGCGTAGAATTTGATAAATTAAAATGAGTCAAATTGACACATTGGGATGCTCGAACTCGATCCTACTTGACTCATGAGGTTTAACTTGATTGTGGAATGCTATCAGAGGTTTTAAGATAAGTATAATTAAGTTtggatatatgaaatgtaattattTTAATTGAGGTAGGTAGAACTTTGAAGAATGCATTGCTGGTTAAGAAATAAATAAGATGTATAGATTTTGAacaccttggatctattatgcaagttgaaagaCAAATTAAAGATGTAACACAAAGTTAAAATTGGTTTGATAAAATGGGAAAAGGTGTTTTGTGCATTGTGAAATAGCTTCAAAATTATGAAGAATGCTCTCTAGGAGGACTATATGATCAACTAAGTTATATGGACTAGAATGTTAGATAATTGAGAAACATCACATAATAAAAGTAAGTTGTCGAAATAAGAATACTaaagtggatgagtggtataattttaaaatataaattgagAGATGCATATATTCATGGTATATTAGGCACGACGAGCAATGGTTAAGATGGTTCAAACACCTATAATTacgaaaggaaaaaagaaagtaATAAATCTTTCGAATTTTGTATTCAACCCGTCACGAATAAATACATAGTGAACTTTCACTGTCTTTTTGAGATAGAAGTGActcaggatatatatatatatatatatatatatatatataaaccttgCCATTGTCAAGTATCTGAGCTCCTTAGCCATTTTCAACTTTCAAGCATCTTTAATTACATTGGATAAATCCTTAATAGGTTCCTCAATCATTTTCTTTATCTCGCCCTCGAACCTTTCCATTGCTTGCGATGGCAAGCGCACTGGTACAACAATCCCTTCCTCCCCTGTTGAATTTCTAAACCTCACGAGGAAGGTATATATATAATACCCTGCGGCAATCCCAGCATGCACCGGCTTCCCCCACCCAAAATCCACCTCTCCAAACCCGACACGTGTTGTGTCTGATATAATGTAGGTCCCTTCCGCCTTGTACAATGGTCGCCCTTTCATCACCATAAAATCTGCCACTGATCTCATGTACTCCTCGCTCATTTGGGCCTTGACCTTTTTAACCATCTCCACTGCAAAGCCCAGAGAACCTTCGCACAGCGACTGGGCCTTGGAAACTTGAGCTGGGTACACGAATGCATTGCCGTAGAACCCACTAGGCAGAGGCACCACATGCTTGCCACGTGCATTGATGGCGAACGAAATGCGAATGGTCTCATCGGGGCGAAGCGCGAGCGCTGACGTGCGGCACTTCCAAAGACAGGCAGTCACCACCTCGAACGTGGTGGAGCCTTGGAGGTGGGGTGGGAGTTGGCCCTTAAGGGCTTGGATCTGTTTTGGGCCGAAAAAGAAGGGCCTTTGGGCCATCTTTTTGGAGCCCGTGTTTTTTGGTGGGCCTGTGTAGGCCTCCTCGTATTCATGGTGCATGCAGGTCACGTCCAGTGGGTCGCGAGCATTGAAGATGTCTCGCTGCCAACCGGGCAGAGGGGACGGGACGTCACCGCCCCGTGCCATTTCCCCAACCGCGTTCAAGAACTGGACCAACCCGGGTCCATCGCACATTGTGTGATTGAAGCGAATTGCAAAAATAAATCCACCGCACATCAATCTCGTGACCTGCATTGTTAGTAATTAACAATGCTAAAATGAACAGTAATAATGATGATATATAGCATGATTAATTTAGGCATATAAAaggtgaatttttttattttagtattaAAAAGATTCACTTTATATGTACAACGAGAATTCTACTTTTGCCTTGCCTACTTTTTCTCTATTGCATATAGAGAGATTCCGCCTACTTAGCTATTTTCTTTCTCTCTAAAAGATTTCCATATAATTATTGATCAAGCAGAAGATAAAATGATAATGCATTAATATTTCGCTGCTGGCCTTCaagttctaaattttttttttttaagaaaaaagtaacctaaataaaaaaatcacattttacttttataaaaaatattttaaatagaaaGAGCCCAGACGTGCCACTagcaattattattttattaacattaacgaattttctaaaaataatacatgaaaatatgaaattattataGCTCgtaattcaatttttattaattatgaattcatattttaaatttacgATTCTTTTATTTAtagaaataaatatattaattaatttgaaactGGTTAAAGAAAGGCGTGAAATTACCGAATTTCTAGTGGAagatttcatatttttattataaaaaatatagataTTTCATATAAAGGGAAATGAGTAGTTCAAGCAAATCTCATAGACCATCATGCGAGATTTGCTATCACGAGAAGTTGTGATCCTTTAAATTAAATTTCGCAGTTTGTttacaaaatttatttaaatctcGCTAACCAAGtattctttaatattttattataaattaatattaaaataggaaaaaaactCATGCATTTGGCGCATGGTTCATCGTAACTCCCGCCAACTTTAATTTCTGATGGACATGACGAGTCTTAAGAACGAGAATCAGATTGGGGTTAGTGCAGGGCACTACACTGAAGAGTAATTAGCTTGCTGCTAGCTAAGGTGGATTTCCTTTGCTCTGATTGTGGTCTCGTTCAGAATTTAGGTTGATTCCAGTTACTGGGTTTGATGCGACCTTGATTGGGTGTGGTTGCTTTTTTATCCAGCTACTGTTTTGGAGTTTTCACTGGGTTATACTGATACATGGGCATGCCAGGTTTTGTGTAACTTTTGTTACTTGTTTGTGTTGAATGGGAGCTTTGACCTCCTTTGCTCGGTCTATGTCCGGTCTGTACATATTCCATCTcatcaatataatttatcatttacagatcaaaagaaagaaaaaagaagaagaagaaggaacagACCTGAATCAATAGGAGGGGGCAGCCAAGGATGCCATCGGAGCCAGGAACATTAAACAGAAGCTCCGGCAGGTTGGGACACGGCGGCGCCACCGCATCCCCCAGATCCTCAACCGTCACATCCGCATCGGCCTCCGTGAACACCACGCCTTCACCGGTGCAATCCACCGCCAGCTTTCGGTTAGGCCCTTCCACTAGCCTCCCCGCAAACGGGTAGTAAAACACCAGCGCAGCCGCCACCGCCTCCCTTATCACCATCGCCGGGTCTCTTCCCTCCATCAGCAGAGGATCGTTCCGGTAAAACATGATCACGGGAATCTGCATCCGCAGCCCTTCTTGGTCGTCTATGTCCGAGAGCAGCTTCAGTTCTCGCGGAGTCGGTCTTGCCGGCGCCACCAGCTCCGCCTCCCGCCGCCGGACGGAGAAGACCGGGGACGACGATGAAACTAATGCCATTTTCAAAAACGTACGGAAGCTAGGGGATAACTAAGAGAATGAGAAGTGGTGGGAAAGCTGGGTGTATGTGATGGGTGTATGGATGGAGGAAGGCGGGGGCTAGCTAGCACTATTTTATAGGCGAGCATGGTTCGATGGCATTTTGGTAAGTTTAAAGTACCGTTTTAATTAACTTATAATCAACCTTCtggaatatgatttttcattttcatattcgATTCCTTAGTGGTCAATTTTAGgaggatcatttttttttttttttttctttcattttcttcttgGGCTGGAGGTTAATGTTTGTTTGTTGTATCTTTTTTGGATGGTTTGAGAGGACCATATGTACATTACTTGTTAGATCCAAATTTTAGGCCACACATTTTGGTgaataaatgttttttttttttttttttggtgcacTAATAATAGTGCTAAGTTTTCTTGAGCGAATTCGGAGAgaaggaaataaaagaaatttcTATCATATTGATGTAATGTTTAACCAAGTCAAGAAAAACTTTCATCACTATCTATAGTACACATATGTTATTTATTAGATTTTTAATATGATACCAATGAAAAAGAAACAACATTAAATATGAATCGACATATGTACTATTGAATAATTGACCATTCAACATGTGTAATTCGTTTGATGTGACatctttatattatttatttatttggcaGTGGACTTTTCATCAATTCATATTAATCCTTGCATGGAACTCTACTTTCAAAAATCGAATTACATGGTAAAAGAGAGATAACCTACTTTCAATAGGTAATAACACTTTCTACTTTAAGATAactttatttcttttcttcttcttcttttttattctacttctttttaagtatttgttctaatcaaataaattattgtttatttgttgttttaacttgtgttgaataaattatttagaaatattttttccggtttgataacttgtaacttttgaTATGCTAATTAATAAGTTATATTTACGTTATTCGATCCATagcttaaattatattttgaattctttcatgataggcaCACGAGGAGAAGAAGATCAAAGTtttgatgtcacaaatgaaagcattacaattaattaaagatattcaaatgattttgaagttgtTTGAAGGAtttattgagattttttttagtttattgatagttttattttgagagattcacACGATTTGAATATAACTGTgtttaaagaaactcacatgcttTAAGAACAGTTGTAATGTTTATgatgactttttgagtttgattcctagttttgataatgacaaatggcAAGTTACTTATATGTGTATTCATTGCTTGAGTAGGCTTAATATTTTAAGGCATACATAAGGAAGAGATAGAAGTcaggaggaacataaagaccatatcatcCGGCGTATTTCATGACAAATtagaggagcaaaagaagaaggagaagtcatttgttttaattgtaaatgcatttttgtttcataatttgttgggtctgtaataattatggtctgtaatatttgcatcacATGCACTATAGGGATAAAAACTCAATATGACCATAGATTGATCGTAGGgaactttcggtcgaccgatgttgGATATTTAGGGTTAAATTGAGGACAAAATTGTAATTTAAATTGTCCTCAATCAACCGACCGCTTGTGTATAATATTACCATGGTCGATCGAAACACTATTCACACACGGAGTCAAACTTTGACCTTcctacggtcgaccaaaccctaggCAGTGTAAATGCCTCGGCCAACCGAATCGGCCaagaagtcaaagtgttgacttcatAGTCGAC includes:
- the LOC131155348 gene encoding methanol O-anthraniloyltransferase-like yields the protein MALVSSSSPVFSVRRREAELVAPARPTPRELKLLSDIDDQEGLRMQIPVIMFYRNDPLLMEGRDPAMVIREAVAAALVFYYPFAGRLVEGPNRKLAVDCTGEGVVFTEADADVTVEDLGDAVAPPCPNLPELLFNVPGSDGILGCPLLLIQVTRLMCGGFIFAIRFNHTMCDGPGLVQFLNAVGEMARGGDVPSPLPGWQRDIFNARDPLDVTCMHHEYEEAYTGPPKNTGSKKMAQRPFFFGPKQIQALKGQLPPHLQGSTTFEVVTACLWKCRTSALALRPDETIRISFAINARGKHVVPLPSGFYGNAFVYPAQVSKAQSLCEGSLGFAVEMVKKVKAQMSEEYMRSVADFMVMKGRPLYKAEGTYIISDTTRVGFGEVDFGWGKPVHAGIAAGYYIYTFLVRFRNSTGEEGIVVPVRLPSQAMERFEGEIKKMIEEPIKDLSNVIKDA